Proteins from one Flavobacterium branchiarum genomic window:
- a CDS encoding GLPGLI family protein codes for MKNIFLLLFFIATQNYSQSIEAIYTSAAIKAFGSASEGISEVIKPKTFAYSYANEKSTYKLIPSQKSAIDTSYIGQGGLKFVTYKEIRLPTTDITFKDLKSKVLQMEYTIAKKDFSAKEQLIDYEWIIEDETIVINGFTCKKATTTKNLFPVTAWYCEEIPVNDGPSVYWGLPGLILKVELGGYTTITLDKIKISKENLEIEEPKINDTQFSVRGLYKNVKGYLDSISPTTKYK; via the coding sequence ATGAAAAATATTTTTTTGCTTTTATTCTTTATCGCTACACAAAACTATAGCCAAAGTATAGAGGCAATTTACACAAGCGCTGCAATTAAAGCGTTTGGATCGGCAAGTGAAGGCATTTCTGAGGTTATTAAACCAAAAACATTTGCTTACTCTTATGCTAATGAAAAATCTACTTACAAATTAATTCCTTCACAAAAATCAGCTATAGATACTTCTTACATTGGACAGGGTGGGTTAAAATTTGTAACCTACAAAGAAATTAGATTACCAACTACTGATATAACATTTAAAGATTTAAAAAGTAAAGTATTACAGATGGAATATACTATCGCTAAGAAAGATTTTAGCGCTAAAGAACAGCTTATTGATTATGAGTGGATCATTGAAGATGAGACTATTGTTATAAATGGATTTACTTGCAAAAAAGCAACGACGACAAAAAACTTATTCCCTGTTACTGCTTGGTATTGTGAAGAAATACCGGTTAATGACGGGCCAAGTGTATACTGGGGATTACCTGGTTTAATATTAAAAGTAGAACTTGGAGGATATACTACCATTACACTTGACAAAATTAAAATCAGCAAAGAAAATCTTGAAATCGAAGAGCCTAAAATTAATGATACTCAGTTTTCCGTACGAGGGCTTTACAAAAATGTTAAAGGCTATCTAGATTCAATAAGTCCTACTACTAAATATAAATAA
- a CDS encoding helix-turn-helix domain-containing protein yields the protein MSTATKPKHIGRNISRIRELRGMKQEALAIAIGTTQQSVSNIEGSEFVDDEKLQAIAEVLGVSTEAIKNYSDEVVLNNIQNNYEGSLIHSGPTVNHNCTFNPLDKVVELYERLVLAEKEKVEYLEQLLKGK from the coding sequence ATGAGCACAGCAACAAAACCAAAACATATTGGAAGAAATATAAGCCGAATCAGAGAGCTTAGAGGGATGAAACAAGAAGCACTTGCAATAGCAATTGGTACAACACAGCAATCTGTTTCTAATATTGAAGGAAGCGAGTTTGTAGATGATGAAAAACTACAAGCAATTGCTGAAGTATTAGGTGTATCAACAGAAGCAATTAAAAATTATAGCGACGAAGTGGTTTTAAATAATATTCAAAATAACTATGAAGGTTCTCTTATACATAGCGGACCAACAGTAAATCATAATTGCACATTCAATCCCCTCGATAAAGTAGTCGAACTTTACGAACGTTTGGTTTTGGCTGAAAAAGAAAAAGTTGAATACTTAGAACAATTATTAAAAGGTAAATAA